The following coding sequences are from one Cyanobacteriota bacterium window:
- a CDS encoding acyltransferase codes for MDSKKQNIPALTGLRFVAALSVAIAHAALLIFPFEGQQAASIKNWVATSAGFGMTLFFVLSGFVIHYNYRNMIANGGTQGFFYFMWMRFARLYPLFILFLGVDVVLGNCIYFLFLGNDELFRNSLAAIPYYLTFSQSWTYQIIGKNSLIYQIGDNIPVTWSISTEWLFYLLYPLICFVITKIQRFVNLLIVIVCLIISWSLFAGSLFDHALQLDAWAEYWFGPYSSVIDNGWQDSFVRWLLCFSPYIRIGEFILGCLTAQLYLTLSECKPSKFENLTASIVLAASIISIPILVYVMYKPILSSNSLYEQFFAPDEVASISFIVKLSLNFGLAPSVALIIFYSARYETVISQILSTRIFMLGGEASYSIYLIHIILLMALKRMSQNVVAISTTSLLFFAIRFIVAITIIVLISIGLSTVYEMPTRRLLRRLIPTERHTKVLIIPSVVILTIVVIIVLFPPLKPLKVYARDPSSSIQILSATYGASCGAPLGNATTHIQQACWRQETCNYTIDVRRLGDPAAGCNKSFSVEYQCPNSKEPLRIDIPGEAGLGTSIYLSCKPD; via the coding sequence CTTCGTCTTGAGCGGGTTTGTAATTCACTACAACTATCGCAATATGATTGCAAACGGAGGTACCCAAGGCTTCTTCTATTTTATGTGGATGCGCTTTGCTAGATTGTACCCTCTGTTTATACTGTTTCTTGGGGTTGATGTCGTTCTAGGCAATTGCATCTATTTCCTTTTCCTTGGAAATGATGAACTGTTCAGAAACTCCCTAGCTGCAATCCCATACTATTTAACATTTTCTCAAAGCTGGACTTATCAAATTATAGGAAAAAATTCACTTATCTATCAGATTGGTGATAATATCCCTGTGACTTGGTCAATCAGCACAGAATGGCTTTTTTATCTCCTTTATCCACTAATTTGCTTTGTAATTACAAAGATTCAACGTTTTGTCAATCTACTTATAGTAATAGTTTGCTTAATTATATCATGGTCTTTGTTTGCTGGATCATTATTTGACCATGCTTTGCAACTAGATGCTTGGGCCGAATACTGGTTTGGACCGTACTCATCAGTAATAGATAATGGATGGCAAGACTCATTTGTGCGTTGGCTTTTGTGCTTCTCGCCTTACATTAGAATTGGTGAGTTTATACTGGGTTGCTTAACTGCTCAACTCTACTTGACATTATCGGAATGCAAACCAAGTAAGTTTGAGAATTTAACTGCATCCATCGTGCTTGCCGCATCAATAATTAGTATTCCGATTCTAGTGTATGTGATGTACAAGCCTATTTTATCTAGTAATAGTCTCTATGAGCAGTTCTTTGCTCCTGATGAAGTAGCATCAATAAGTTTTATTGTGAAGTTATCTCTGAACTTTGGACTTGCACCTAGTGTAGCTTTGATTATTTTTTACAGTGCACGTTATGAAACTGTCATTTCTCAAATCCTCTCAACAAGGATATTTATGCTGGGCGGAGAAGCAAGCTATTCAATTTATCTAATACATATCATCCTCTTGATGGCATTAAAACGGATGTCTCAAAATGTAGTGGCAATAAGCACCACTAGTCTCTTGTTTTTTGCTATCCGATTTATAGTCGCTATCACCATCATCGTGTTAATTTCTATAGGGCTATCTACTGTGTATGAGATGCCAACGAGACGGTTACTCCGAAGGTTGATCCCAACAGAACGTCATACTAAGGTTCTAATCATCCCTTCCGTTGTTATATTGACAATTGTGGTGATTATTGTGTTATTCCCGCCGCTGAAACCGCTAAAGGTTTACGCTAGAGATCCTAGCAGCAGCATCCAAATATTGTCAGCAACGTATGGGGCGAGCTGCGGTGCTCCTCTTGGCAACGCCACAACACATATTCAACAGGCTTGTTGGAGGCAAGAGACTTGTAACTATACGATCGATGTGAGAAGACTTGGCGATCCTGCTGCAGGGTGTAATAAGTCTTTCTCTGTTGAGTATCAATGTCCTAACTCCAAGGAACCCTTACGTATTGATATTCCAGGCGAGGCTGGGCTAGGAACTTCTATTTATTTGTCTTGCAAACCTGATTGA